GTCGGCGGCCTGGTGTTGGAACCAGCCGTCGATCCCCTCTTTTTCGATCAGCTTGACGGTCGCGTCCAAGACCTTCGCGTCGGCCACCGGCACACCACAGGTCTTGCAATAGAGGACCGCGATAGGGACACCCCAAGCACGTTGGCGGGAAATGCACCAGTCGGTACGGCCTTCGACCATGTTCCGGATGCGGTCCTGGCCCCAGGCCGGGATCCATCCCTGGGTCTTGCCGATCTCCCCGATGGCATCCAGGCACTTCTTGCGCAGGTCCTTGTGGTCCAAAGCGATGAACCATTGGGCAGTGGCCCGGAAAATGATGGGGTTCTTGGAGCGCCAGCAATGGGGGTAGCTATGTTTGATCTTCTGAACTGAAAGCAGTCGGCCCAACCCCTTCAACTGGTCGACGATCTTTGGGTTGGCCTCCCACACGCTCTGCCCCTGGTATTCGGGCACTCGGGCGTCATAGCGTCCGGCTTCGTTCACGGGCGAATAGACCGGCAGGTTGTATTTGAGACCGATCTCATAGTCTTCCCGGCCATGCCCGGGGGCGGTATGGACCAATCCGGTCCCGGTATCGGCCGTGACATGGGTCCCGACCATGACAAGCGAGTCCTGGTCCAGGAATGGATGGCGGGCCAAGGCCCGGTCGAGCTTTTCACCCTTCACCTCTTCCAGGACCTTGTACTCCCCTTCTTTCCAGCCGCAAGCCTCGGCCACCTGGGACAAGAGCACCTTGGCCAGGATATAGACCTGGTCGCCCTTCTGGACGGTCACATATTCAAAGTCAGGATGGACTGAGATCCCCAGATTGGCGGGGAGGGTCCAAGGGGTCGTCGTCCAGATCAGGAAGGACAGGTTCGTCCGGGGCGTCTTGGGGAAAACCCCGTCTGGCAGTTGCTTGGCCGGAAAGGCAACAGTCACGGACAAGGATTCATGGTCGGCGTATTCGACCTCGGCTTCCGCCAGGGCGGTCTGACAGACCGGGCACCAGTGAATGGGCCTCAAGCGACGTTCCACATAACCTTGGGAAAGTAGTTGGGTCAGGGCCTTGACCAGGGAAAGCTCATAGGCCGGGTCCATGGTCATATAAGGATGGTCGAAGTCGCCGAAGATCCCCAGGCGCTTGAACTCGTCCCTTTGGCGGTCCAGGAACTTTTCGGCGTATTGGCGGCATTCCTTGCGGATCTCCACCTTGGACATGCTCTTGGCCTTGGAGCCGAGCTTCTCCATGACCTTATGCTCAATGGGCATCCCGTGGCAGTCCCAACCGGGAACATAGGGCGTGTCAAAGCCCTGGAGGGCCTTGTACTTCACGATGATGTCCTTGAGGACCTTGTTCAGGGCGTGGCCCATGTGGATGTCGCCATTGGCGAAAGGAGGACCGTCATGAAGGACATAGGCGGGCGCGTCCGGGCGTTTGAAGGCGCCCTTGTGGAAACCCCATTGTTCCCAAAGCTTCGCCCGTTCCGGCTCCGTCTGGGGCAGGTTGGCCTTCATGGGGAAGGAGGTCTGGGTGATGTTGAGGGTGGACTTGTATTCGGCCATTTTTCACCTAAAAGCGCGGGAAATGAAGAACCGCAAGAATATCAAAGGCAGGGGCAAATGTTGAGGGTTTTCTAGGAAAGGCTTTGCTTCTGTCGGCTTACCCGTTCACCCGCAAAATACTGTTGTCGCCGCCCACCCCATCGTGGATACGCTCGGGGTTGCTGGGGTCGGCGATCCATTCGGCATCATCCAACACGAACTTGTAATGGTAGAGGCCTGGGTTGAGGGAAATGGTGAAGAGGTAACTCCCGTCCCCTTGCTTCACCATGAGGTCCGCGTCCTTGTCCCAATTGTTGAAGTTCCCCACCAGGGCGACCTTTTGGACCCCGCGATAGGGCCAGAAATGGATCGGGATCTTGATCGGCGGGTCGAAGGAGACCACCCGGTTGCGTCCATGGTTCTTGGCCTGGTAAAGGCTCTGGTCCGCCTTCTTGATGAGGTCATCCTCGGTCCCCGCATCCACCGGGAAGGTCGCCACCCCGGCCGAAAGGGTGAGCTTACCCATGGGCTGGTGTCGCATATGGTCGAAGAGGGTCTCCTCCACCCGCTGGCGGACCCGCTCGGCGAAATCATGGGCCCTTTTCCGGGCCGTTTCGGGCAGGACCACCACCAGCTCTTCACCCCCATAGCGGGCCACGATGTCCACTTCCCGGGCCTCCTGCTTGAGGATGGTGGCAATGCGTTTCAGGACCTCGTTGCCCGCCGGATGTCCGCTGGTGTCGTTGTATTTCTTGAAGTGGTCGATATCGAAAAGCACCAGGGACAAAAGACGGTGGTAGCGGTCGGCGCGGAGCCGTTCCTCCTTCAACCGTTCCAGGAAATAACCGAAGTTATAAAGGCCGGTAAGCCGGTCGGTGATCGCCATCTGCCGGGCCCGCTCGTAGAGCAGGGCGTATTCGATGGCCAGCACGTCCTGGCCGTCCCCCTCCTCCCGCAGGCGCATGGCCCCCTCGAAGAAGACCAGTCCCAGGCGGTTCAGGAGCATGGAGACCTGATCCACCTTCTGGCTGAAGTCCTGCCCCGAGGTGCCTGGGGTCTTGACCGATTCCCGGATGACATCCCGCATGAGGAAAAGCTGGATCACGATCTCGGTGGAGGCCAGGTCGTGCTCCTCCTGGAGGCGCTTCAAGTGGACCAGGATCTCCTTGAACTGGGCGTCCACGGCCTGTTCGGGGGATCCGGAGCGCTCGACGACGGCCACCAGGTCCCACAAAAGGCCCCGCATCTCGGCGAAGACCGCCCTCTTCTCGCGGGTCCCCTCCAATTGGGCCGCTAGCTGGGTCAGGGACTTCTCCCAAAGGGCGCGCAGGGCAGACTCCTCTTGATGGAGGAATTGGGATAAGGGGTCGTGGGACATGGTCGGATTTTACGGAAAGGAAGGTGAAAAAACGATGGGTCAGCTCTTAGGAGCCGCGATCTTCCTATAAAGCTCAAGGTATTTGGCCGCGGAAGCGTCCCAGGAAAAGTCCGCCCGCATGGCCCGGTGGACCAATTCTTTCCAAAGTTTCGGCTGACGAAAGGCCTCCAGCGCCCGACGCAGGGCAAAGAAGAGTTGGTCGCCCCGGTACTCATCGAAGACGAAGCCGTTACCGGACAGGCCATCGAGGGAAAGGTTCTCGACCGAATCGGCAAGTCCCCCCGTGCGTCGCACCACCGGGATGGTGCCATATTTCATGGCGATCATCTGGCCCAAACCACAGGGCTCGAAACGCGAGGGCATGAGGAATAGGTCGCTCCCGGCGTAGATGAGCTTGGCCAGCCGGTTGTCGAACTTGAGCTCCGCCGCCACCCGGTCCGGGTGCCGGCGTTTCATATCCTCGAAGAGGGCGTGGTAACGGGGGTCGCCGGTGCCCAGCACGACCAGTTGGGCGTCCTGTTCCAGGAAACGGTCCATGATCTCCGCGATGAGGTCCAGGCCCTTCTGGTCCACCAGCCGGGAGACCAGGCCCACCACCGGCGTCTGCCCGTGGTAGGGGAGACCCACTTCGGCCAGCAGCTTGTGCTTGGACTCTTCCTTCTTATCGTGGTTCTTGGCGGTGTATTGGGCGGGGATGTCCTCGTCGGTGGCGGGGTTCCATTCCCCGTAATCGACCCCGTTGAGGATGCCGTGCAGGTCCGCCGCGCGTTCTCCCAAGACCCC
The DNA window shown above is from bacterium and carries:
- the ileS gene encoding isoleucine--tRNA ligase, translating into MAEYKSTLNITQTSFPMKANLPQTEPERAKLWEQWGFHKGAFKRPDAPAYVLHDGPPFANGDIHMGHALNKVLKDIIVKYKALQGFDTPYVPGWDCHGMPIEHKVMEKLGSKAKSMSKVEIRKECRQYAEKFLDRQRDEFKRLGIFGDFDHPYMTMDPAYELSLVKALTQLLSQGYVERRLRPIHWCPVCQTALAEAEVEYADHESLSVTVAFPAKQLPDGVFPKTPRTNLSFLIWTTTPWTLPANLGISVHPDFEYVTVQKGDQVYILAKVLLSQVAEACGWKEGEYKVLEEVKGEKLDRALARHPFLDQDSLVMVGTHVTADTGTGLVHTAPGHGREDYEIGLKYNLPVYSPVNEAGRYDARVPEYQGQSVWEANPKIVDQLKGLGRLLSVQKIKHSYPHCWRSKNPIIFRATAQWFIALDHKDLRKKCLDAIGEIGKTQGWIPAWGQDRIRNMVEGRTDWCISRQRAWGVPIAVLYCKTCGVPVADAKVLDATVKLIEKEGIDGWFQHQAADVLPSGFQCSCGSAEFVKEEDILDVWFESGSSHFAVMDQRPELKASIAKKDAQVLYLEGGDQHRGWFQHALWTGMALKGKAPFTQVLTHGWVLDANGKAMHKSLGNVIDPQDMIKKYGADVLRLWVSSEDYTEDVSISEEMLNRMSEAYRRIRNTFRFILGNLSDFDPAKNRVNEKDFLSVDRWAWTWAASNLGVLKKAYDEYSFTRVFHVVDAFFSVTLSAGYFDILKDRLYTFASDSKERRAAQTVLYDILKSYVVVIAPILSFTAEEIWQSLPDSFKGQNEKSVFQSKWPSAEYNSDGVLLDEWEQILEAKRVVSKSLEGLRQSKVIGSSLEAEVDLYVDFAHEKTRAALEKHKENLRYFFLVSKVDFKSGQAPESAFRGKEMGSAIDVDPRKSDGVKCARCWNYYPAGQMDKELADLCHRCAPVVKVHPAMAAQG
- the glgA gene encoding glycogen synthase GlgA is translated as MPRGSSHSRPLKVLFVSSEAVPFVKTGGLADVAGALPQALVKLGCEVALVLPKYRAISEERYKLDLEERLIPVPMGMGDLSADILSTRLGNTHGKVYFIQNDRYFDRSGLYGGPEGDYQDNAERFAFFSRAVLEMCRALRFSPDIIHLNDWQTGLVAPYLKLLYSKDKYLGRARSLFTIHNMAYQGLFPKYVLPMTGLGWEEFTHEKMEFYDQINYLKAGLVYSDALNTVSERYAREIQTDEFGHGLQGVLGERAADLHGILNGVDYGEWNPATDEDIPAQYTAKNHDKKEESKHKLLAEVGLPYHGQTPVVGLVSRLVDQKGLDLIAEIMDRFLEQDAQLVVLGTGDPRYHALFEDMKRRHPDRVAAELKFDNRLAKLIYAGSDLFLMPSRFEPCGLGQMIAMKYGTIPVVRRTGGLADSVENLSLDGLSGNGFVFDEYRGDQLFFALRRALEAFRQPKLWKELVHRAMRADFSWDASAAKYLELYRKIAAPKS
- a CDS encoding diguanylate cyclase, with the protein product MSHDPLSQFLHQEESALRALWEKSLTQLAAQLEGTREKRAVFAEMRGLLWDLVAVVERSGSPEQAVDAQFKEILVHLKRLQEEHDLASTEIVIQLFLMRDVIRESVKTPGTSGQDFSQKVDQVSMLLNRLGLVFFEGAMRLREEGDGQDVLAIEYALLYERARQMAITDRLTGLYNFGYFLERLKEERLRADRYHRLLSLVLFDIDHFKKYNDTSGHPAGNEVLKRIATILKQEAREVDIVARYGGEELVVVLPETARKRAHDFAERVRQRVEETLFDHMRHQPMGKLTLSAGVATFPVDAGTEDDLIKKADQSLYQAKNHGRNRVVSFDPPIKIPIHFWPYRGVQKVALVGNFNNWDKDADLMVKQGDGSYLFTISLNPGLYHYKFVLDDAEWIADPSNPERIHDGVGGDNSILRVNG